The Amycolatopsis coloradensis sequence CATTCAGTCCTCTGAACGCGGGCGGTCAGCGGCAGAGGACGAGCACCACGACCGAAGCGGCCGCCGCCAGCAGCAGCCCGATCAGCCCGAACGAGAGCGGCCGCTTCCGCCACGGGGTGTTGACGTCCAGCGCGATCCGCCCGGAGCCCGCGAGCAGCACGGTCAGCGAGGCCGCGCCCAGCAGGAGTTCGAACTCGAAGCCCTGCCCCTGCTGCTGGAAGAATCCGCCGCCGAACTTGACGTAGACGATGTTCGCACAGACCCCGAGGAGCGCCGCGGCACCGATCGGGGTGAACAGGCCCACCAGCACGAGCGCGCCGCCGACCACCTCGCTGATCCCGGTGATCCACGAAAGCAGCGTGGTCTGGCTGGTGTAACCGAAGCCGCCGAGCACCTTGGCGAACCCGCCGACCCCGGGCCCGCCGAAAGCGCCGAAGAGATGCTGGAGCCCGTGCGCGCCCATGGTCACGCCGAGCACCACTCGCAGGACG is a genomic window containing:
- a CDS encoding DoxX family protein — encoded protein: MISDVAEPDNGPAPVETRGGIDLGLLVLRVVLGVTMGAHGLQHLFGAFGGPGVGGFAKVLGGFGYTSQTTLLSWITGISEVVGGALVLVGLFTPIGAAALLGVCANIVYVKFGGGFFQQQGQGFEFELLLGAASLTVLLAGSGRIALDVNTPWRKRPLSFGLIGLLLAAAASVVVLVLCR